TCTGGGGGCTATAAAGGTTGCCGGCAAGAGCTTCAGTACGAAACTACCTAACCCTTACGATCTTATCGAAGAAATCGTTGCTCTAGCGGACGAAGCTCGAAAAGGCGGCTTGCTGTCTTTGGAGGGCAAGGAGGTTAGCAGTGACTTTCTTCAGCGTGGCATTCAGTTGTTAGTTGATGGCCATGATCCGGATGTCGTGAAAAGTCTGTTGTCTATTGACAAAAATAAGGCTGAAGAGCGTCACCAAGTGGGGGCTTCTATATTTGGTGCCATGGCTGAAATGGCGCCGGCAATGGGGATGATTGGTACCTTAATTGGTTTGGTTGCGATGCTAGCTAATATGGATGATCCCAAAGCCATTGGCCCGGCAATGGCGGTAGCACTGCTGACGACGCTCTATGGCGCCGTTATTGCCAATGCTATATGCGGCCCCATTTCCGATAAGCTCAAGTTGCGGGCAGGCGAAGAAGCGATGGTTAAAAGCCTGGTTATTGATGCGCTACTAGCCATACAAGGCGGGCAAAACCCAAGGGTTATCGACTCCATGCTTCGCAATTACCTACCTGAGGGTAAACGCGAAGTGGAAGCTGCCGCCGAGTAAGTCCTCGGGGATTGAGTGTCATAATGAGCGACGAAGAAGAGAAAAAATGTAATTGTGTTCCAGGGCTTCCGCCTTGGATGGGCACGTTTGCCGATTTGATGTCGCTACTTATGTGCTTTTTCGTTTTGCTGCTGTCGTTTTCTGAAATGGATGCGATGAAGTTCAAGCGCTTGGCGGGCTCTATGGCTCAGGCGTTTGGCGTGCAGACCAAGTTGAGTGTTACTCAGATACCAAAAGGTACTAGCATCATAGCGCAGGAGTTTAGCCCTGGTCGTACGGAACCCACTCCTTTGAATGAAATTTGGCAGAAAACCCAAGATATCACCGAAATGTCGATGGAACAGGATTGCGCTGAAGAGTTCGATATGGAACAGGGGGATGAGGGTTACGATGCTGGCGTTAAACTGCGGGTAAAACAACAAATCGAAGATCTGCTAAAGAAAACTGAAGAAGACGCCTATGAACTTGCCGGCGCATTACACGAGCAGATCTCGGCGGGGCAGGTGGAAGTTGAAACCCGTGGCCGCTTGATTATTATTCGTATTCGAGAAAAGGGCTCATTTATTTCGGGCTCAGCCGAGATGTCGCCATCGTACAAAGATGTAATGCGAGAGGTGCGCGCAGTGCTCGCGTTAAAAAAAGGCAAGATAGCGGTGCAGGGCCATACCGATGATATTCCCATTAGCACCAGCAGATTTCGCTCAAACTGGGAGCTATCGTCCTCTCGGGCGGTTTCGGTGGCCCATGAACTAATGGTTGGTGGGGATGTTGCGGAGCGCCGATTTGAAGTGGCAGGATTCTCGGATACTTTGCCCCTTGCCCCCAATAGTTCGGCTGAAAATCGAGCTAGAAATAGGCGTGTTGAAATCCTAGTAAAACAGGGGGTTGAAGATGAACTCTCCGAAGATGACTTAAAAATGTTGAAAGAGAATAAAGAGGGTGAAGATATTCTTCGCGAGCTGGACCTTGAGCCTGAGTATTTGTTCGACCTAGAACCTGAAGAGATTTTCTAATGCACGACGAACGACGACGCTATTTTCGCATTGATGAATGTATAGGCATTGGTTATGAGCCTCTTGATCACCGCCTCCATACGCAAGGAATGGAAGAGCCTGGAGAAGCTGGGGAGCAGCTCACCAATATTCTTGATGTGATTGAGCAGCAAGATGAGCAAATAGAACACCTACTCACTGAGCTTGAGGACGAGAACCCAAAAGTTACTGAAATTATTAGGTTGTTTAATCAAAAGCTTGAGCGCGTTGTTAACCATTTGCTAATGGACAGCAAGACGATCTCGCGCATCGCTCATAAAGTGAAGGAAGCCAACCTTTCCGCGTGTGGAATTGGGTTTGTCAACAACGAGCAGATAGGCGTGGGTGAAAACCTGAATTTGCAGCTTAAGCTATCGCCCGGTGATCTGGAAATTGAGACCAATGGTCGGGTGGTGAGTTGCGAACCCAATTTTGATGGTGAGAGCTATTACTGGAGAATTGACTTTTTTGGCATGAATAAGTCCAATCAAGAGGCGTTAATTCAGCATATAGTACGAACTCAAAGCTCTCAGTTAAAGAATAAAAGCTGAGTTGATGATTTACTGGCCAGCCTTGTAGGATATGTCTCACACGTAAAAGCGAAATATGCCTCTGTTCCCTTCACCCGAAATGCGTACAATAGATTTTGTCAGGGACGACTGCAAAGGATTTGCGGCAAGGAATTGATTGGATCACTGCCATATAGCACCGAATGGAACCCAGGTAACATCCTGTGAGCTCGCCGCGACCGGATCAGTCGCGGCGTTTTACGTTTTACGGTTTAAATATTCAAAAATACTAAATCAATCCTAAATTAGCGTTGCCTAACGTTATTTTTTTGGTGCTTTTATGCCGCACTAGAGTTATTCCTTATTTCCATCGATTGTTTAAATTTATTTTTCTATTACCTTTCGAAAAACTGTCGTAAAAAGATGGCATTACTCTGTGGTTAGTTCACGTATTTGAGCGCTGAACCACATGGGTTTAGT
The Teredinibacter franksiae DNA segment above includes these coding regions:
- the pomA gene encoding flagellar motor protein PomA, producing the protein MDLATIVGIIGALALIVIAMLMSGELGMFVNGPSLVIVVGGTIFAVMAKYGLSQFLGAIKVAGKSFSTKLPNPYDLIEEIVALADEARKGGLLSLEGKEVSSDFLQRGIQLLVDGHDPDVVKSLLSIDKNKAEERHQVGASIFGAMAEMAPAMGMIGTLIGLVAMLANMDDPKAIGPAMAVALLTTLYGAVIANAICGPISDKLKLRAGEEAMVKSLVIDALLAIQGGQNPRVIDSMLRNYLPEGKREVEAAAE
- a CDS encoding flagellar motor protein MotB codes for the protein MSDEEEKKCNCVPGLPPWMGTFADLMSLLMCFFVLLLSFSEMDAMKFKRLAGSMAQAFGVQTKLSVTQIPKGTSIIAQEFSPGRTEPTPLNEIWQKTQDITEMSMEQDCAEEFDMEQGDEGYDAGVKLRVKQQIEDLLKKTEEDAYELAGALHEQISAGQVEVETRGRLIIIRIREKGSFISGSAEMSPSYKDVMREVRAVLALKKGKIAVQGHTDDIPISTSRFRSNWELSSSRAVSVAHELMVGGDVAERRFEVAGFSDTLPLAPNSSAENRARNRRVEILVKQGVEDELSEDDLKMLKENKEGEDILRELDLEPEYLFDLEPEEIF
- a CDS encoding PilZ domain-containing protein, coding for MHDERRRYFRIDECIGIGYEPLDHRLHTQGMEEPGEAGEQLTNILDVIEQQDEQIEHLLTELEDENPKVTEIIRLFNQKLERVVNHLLMDSKTISRIAHKVKEANLSACGIGFVNNEQIGVGENLNLQLKLSPGDLEIETNGRVVSCEPNFDGESYYWRIDFFGMNKSNQEALIQHIVRTQSSQLKNKS